A part of Periophthalmus magnuspinnatus isolate fPerMag1 chromosome 14, fPerMag1.2.pri, whole genome shotgun sequence genomic DNA contains:
- the LOC129456799 gene encoding enteropeptidase-like: MTRIRSGGFLVVTFDLCFLFPMSAPEAEQQLGAGLQLLQGSGLVIDMSSIGVTGKGVISTAFVTPPTSETPPTSETPPTSETPPTSETPPTSVSPSSSPASCPEGHMLCSDGSGCVLIDRFCDGHDDCPDGSDEDQHTCEEGRDFLRLFEGVGADRQLIGLCLPYIWTSSHLLF; this comes from the exons ATGACAAGGATCAGATCGGGAGGTTTTCTTgtggtgacctttgacctgtgctTCCTATTTCCTATGAGTGCACCAGAGGCGGAGCAACAgctgggggcggggcttcaACTTCTTCAAGGCTCGGGATTGGTTATTGATATGAGCAGCATCGGAGTGACAG GCAAAGGAGTCATTTCGACCGCCTTTGTGACGCCTCCCACCTCTGAGACCCCTCCCACCTCTGAGACCCCTCCCACCTCTGAGACCCCTCCCACCTCTGAGACCCCTCCCACCTCTGTGAGCCCCAGCTCTTCTCCAG CTTCCTGCCCGGAGGGTCACATGCTCTGCTCTGACGGCTCAGGCTGCGTTCTGATCGATCGATTCTGTGACGGACACGATGACTGTCCCGATGGATCTGACGAAGACCAGCACACCTGTG aggaggggagggactTCCTGCGGCTGTTCGAGGGCGTGGGGGCAGACCGGCAACTCATTGGTTTGTGCTTGCCTTACATTTGGACGTCCTCTCACCTgctcttctga
- the LOC129456786 gene encoding arf-GAP with Rho-GAP domain, ANK repeat and PH domain-containing protein 1-like yields MTSFPVSTPVPKPRSCYSRNSFSSVPSAADREEPDSIRTRTETWSGHKTESKDCVPSLGGVSDLIATHIPSLSGFALSIKDSAPSAPRAPPPSAHPPSAPPPSALANSIAAGIPSLAAEANTVAHPQTDIFSSFSDVRSLAGLVSNVTNANAPTATPPADKSLPSADKPLPSVGPFTPGLTDVNALSNLVKTVLQPKVVGVPEVSGLDDSSQAKVEYLTMLSHWTSHEEGESESSNEDEEPAAAAPPPGRLTPSRPAPPPPIPPSQSKKPKARIPRTATLRVSRKKGSGGPPAQSPSVARSSWLDVWKGIRHNVVWATFDGQVMALWKKRTDRFSEVMFHVSNITNIKRQDKGRFSVYLGKKHYDFMAHNDDVQEGWVSSLQLARGCPSPAPPTHHGQITLKEPRSRAYAAVQGSELWVFPNKDSFAVGVASFAVPLNVASVKKSGKHSLSLITPFKTFSVSIDSSKELTVWMDALSSTISSSMGSSQVALRLWDQNPSTKLCADCGAPNPEWASANLLLVLCHTCAGVHRSLGQISKIKSLTMDNKVWTEALIQLFVSLGNRAANQIWAPVVPATEQLSPHSSDEERSKFIHDKYAKGRYRRLHALSSSQDLMDQRLREVVCGDDVDETLSLICSGAKVTQTDLLSPSPIHLAQRAGQALQVELLRLNEFTDVPPPHPLKANDSTVSATSGEEEEELHAKVEDDRFLFSMENDSAACDVLDLREVHSMFFQSGDRPQFHIHTLNGPLVCGSDSLQDLLTHYYQILKVILPSGVSDAEVGGALAVSKVCVVEMGVHSSQSDAWILLWVGGVSLYQKQSCLQLHPITRHEMDPSENTVTLDTRDRSMSFRFEDSLSCSSWFSHLCSALNVQQANQSPALKPGTNPSSAPYPATNKNAGTYPQANQRGGLYPVKSVKGRVPASIERCISHVTSHGLKVEGVYRRCGLTNKVNRLVEALMRSPDSAPLESDEQGVLDAAATLKRLVRQMNGLIPEHNMPQWIKAAVISDERSRFAAYKGLLRDLPDDSRATLNALFAHFYMIQVFSQVNLMSAHNLALVLIPTLFQSLNQDLVRLLREFIIHHTLLFLSGEDSEEVITFF; encoded by the exons ATGACGTCCTTTCCCGTTTCTACGCCGGTGCCCAAACCCAGAAGCTGTTATTCCAGGAACAGCTTTAGCTCCGTCCCCTCGGCTGCGGACAG agaAGAACCAGACTCGATCCGAACCAGAACTGAGACCTGGTCTGGACACAAGACCGAAAGCAAAG ATTGCGTCCCGTCTCTGGGCGGAGTCAGTGACCTCATCGCGACTCACATTCCATCTCTCTCAGGATTCGCTCTCTCTATCAAAGACTCCGCCCCCTCAGCTCCCCgggcccctcccccctcagcCCATCCTCCTTCAGCTCCGCCCCCCTCTGCACTGGCCAATAGCATCGCGGCGGGCATCCCGAGCTTAGCGGCTGAGGCCAACACTGTGGCTCACCCGCAGACCGACATCTTCAGCAGCTTCTCGGACGTCCGCAGTTTAGCCGGACTGGTTAGCAATGTGACTAATGCTAACGCTCCTACAGCCACGCCCCCTGCCGATAAGTCCCTCCCCTCTGCAGacaagcccctcccctctgtaGGGCCGTTCACACCTGGACTCACAG ATGTGAACGCTCTCTCAAATCTGGTGAAGACGGTGCTGCAGCCAAAAGTCGTGGGGGTCCCAGAGGTCTCGGGTCTGGACg ACTCGTCACAGGCCAAAGTAGAGTACCTGACCATGCTCTCCCACTGGACGAGCCATGAGGAGGGAGAGTCTGAATCCTCCAATGAGGACGAGGAACCTGCAGCTGCGGC CCCGCCTCCAGGACGCCTCACCCCCTCGCGCCCGGCCCCGCCTCCTCCCATTCCTCCCAGCCAATCAAAGAAGCCCAAAGCTCGAATCCCCAG aaCTGCTACGCTGAGGGTCTCCAGGAAGAAGGGGTCTGGGGGTCCTCCGGCTCAGAGCCCGTCCGTGGCCCGCAGCAGCTGGCTCGACGTGTGGAAGGGCATCAG ACACAACGTGGTGTGGGCCACCTTTGATGGACAGGTCATGGCTCTGTGGAAGAAACGCACC GATCGCTTCAGTGAGGTGATGTTCCATGTgtcaaacatcacaaacataaagCGTCAGGACAAAGGGCGATTCTCCGTTTACCTCGGGAAGAAACACTACGACTTCATGGCCCACAATGACg ATGTGCAGGAGGGCTGGGTCTCCTCTCTCCAATTGGCTCGGGGCTGTCCAAGCCCCGCCCCTCCTACACATCATGGGCAAATCACGTTGAAGGAACCTCGCAGTCGGGCGTACGCCGCGGTGCAGGGCTCAGAGCTCTGGGTGTTTCCAAATAAGGACAGTTTTGCTGTGGGCGTGGCTTCGTTTGCAGTTCCACTGAACGTGGCGTCAGTGAAAAAGAGCGGGAAACACTCCCTCAGCCTCATCACGCCATTCAAGACCTTCAG TGTCTCCATTGATTCGTCTAAAGAGCTGACCGTCTGGATGGACGCTCTCTCCTCCACTATCAGTAGTTCCATGGGCAGCAGCCAGGTGGCGTTGCGTCTCTGGGACCAGAATCCCAGCACTAAACTGTGTGCAGACTGTGGGGCACCAAATCCTGAGTGGGCGTCGGCCAATCTGCTGCTTGTGCTGTGCCACACCTGCGCAG GAGTTCACAGGTCTCTGGGACAAATATCCAAAATCAAGAGTCTGACGATGGACAACAAAGTGTGGACCGAGGCCCTCATCCAG CTCTTCGTTTCCCTTGGCAACCGAGCAGCGAACCAGATCTGGGCTCCTGTCGTTCCAGCAACGGAACAACTGAGCCCTCATTCATCAGACGAagaaaggtcaaagttcatccATGACAAATACGCCAAAGGACGATACAGACGCCTGCACGCTCTGTCGTCCAGCCAGGACCTAATGGACCAG AGGCTCAGGGAGGTGGTGTGTGGAGATGATGTGGATGAAACTCTGTCTTTGATCTGCTCCGGAGCAAAG GTGACCCAAACCGACCTGCTCAGTCCCAGCCCCATTCACCTGGCGCAGAGGGCGGGGCAAGCTCTGCAGGTGGAGCTGCTTCGACTCAACGAGTTCACAG ACGTCCCACCTCCACATCCACTGAAGGCCAATGACAGCACAGTCTCTGCCACGTCAG gtgaggaggaggaggagcttcaCGCGAAAGTGGAGGACGACCGCTTCCTCTTTTCAATGGAGAACGATTCTGCGGCGTGTGACGTTTTGGACCTGAGAGAAGTGCACTCCATGTTTTTCCAGAGCGG GGACAGACCCCAGTTCCACATCCACACCTTGAACGGGCCTCTGGTCTGTGGGTCCGACTCCTTACAAGACCTGCTCACACACTACTACCAAATACTCAag GTGATCCTGCCCTCAGGTGTGTCTGATGCAGAGGTGGGCGGGGCCTTAGCCGTGAGTAAAGTATGTGTGGTGGAGATGGGCGTtcacagcagccaatcagacgccTGGATCCTGCTGTGGGTGGGCGGAGTCAGTCTTTACCAAAAACAGAGCTGCCTCCAACTGCATCCAATCACACGCCACG aaATGGATCCGTCAGAAAACACTGTGACCCTGGACACCAGAGACAG GAGTATGTCCTTCCGATTTGAGGACAGTTTGAGCTGCtcttcctggttcagtcactTGTGCTCCGCCCTCAACGTGCAACAAGCCAATCAGAGTCCGGCACTTAAACCAGGAACCAATCCAAGCTCAGCCCCATATCCAGCAACCAATAAGAATGCAGGAACATATCCACAAGCCAATCAGAGGGGAGGGCTGTACCCGGTGAAGTCAGTGAAGGGAAGAGTTCCTGCGTCAATAGAACGCTGCATTTCTCATGTCACAAGCCACG gcctgaaggtggagggcgtGTACCGTCGCTGTGGTCTGACAAACAAAGTGAACCGTTTGGTGGAGGCCCTGATGAGGTcaccagactccgcccctcttgAGAGCGATGAACAGGGAGTCCTGGACGCGGCCGCCACCCTCAAACGCCTCGTGCGACAAATGAACGGGCTGATCCCTGAACACAACATGCCCCAGTGGATCAAAGCTGCAG TGATCTCAGACGAACGCTCCAGATTCGCCGCCTACAAAGGTTTACTACGAGATCTGCCCGACGACAGCAGAGCCACCCTCAACGCGCTTTTTGCACACTTTTACAT GATCCAGGTGTTCTCGCAGGTAAACCTGATGTCCGCTCATAACTTGGCCTTAGTCCTGATCCCGACGCTGTTCCagagtctgaaccaggatttagTCCGACTGCTGCGAGAGTTCATCATCCACCACACGCTGCTCTTCCTG AGTGGGGAGGACAGTGAGGAAGTGATCACTTTTTTCTGA
- the LOC117381200 gene encoding histone H1-like translates to MAETAPAPAPAPAKAKAPKKKAAAKKNVGPSLQKLITGEIAASKERKGVSVAALKKALAAKGVDVTKANKRINTALKKLVTSGAVSQTKGTGASGSFKLAKTEAKPKTVKKTKPAAKPKKPAAKKAASPKKKVAAKKPAAKKPKSPAKKAVKKAAPKKAAAKKPAKSPKKAAPKKSKAVKKSPKKAPAKKAAPKKAKK, encoded by the coding sequence ATGGCAGAGACAGCTCCCGCACCGGCCCCCGCTCCGGCCAAAGCCAAGGCCCCCAAGAAGAAGGCCGCGGCCAAGAAGAACGTCGGGCCCAGCCTCCAGAAGCTCATCACCGGAGAGATCGCAGCGTCCAAGGAGCGCAAAGGCGTCTCCGTGGCCGCTCTGAAGAAGGCACTGGCCGCTAAAGGCGTGGACGTGACCAAGGCCAACAAGCGCATCAACACCGCCCTGAAGAAGCTCGTGACCTCAGGCGCCGTGAGCCAGACCAAGGGCACGGGCGCATCCGGCTCCTTCAAACTGGCCAAGACCGAGGCCAAGCCCAAGACCGTGAAGAAGACGAAGCCCGCCGCCAAACCCAAGAAGCCCGCGGCGAAGAAAGCAGCGAGCCCCAAGAAGAAGGTGGCCGCCAAGAAACCCGCGGCCAAGAAGCCCAAGTCCCCGGCCAAGAAAGCGGTGAAGAAAGCAGCGCCCAAGAAAGCAGCGGCCAAGAAGCCCGCCAAGAGCCCCAAGAAAGCGGCTCCAAAAAAGTCCAAGGCGGTGAAGAAGAGCCCCAAGAAAGCACCTGCGAAAAAGGCCGCCCCCAAGAAAGCCAAGAAGTAA
- the LOC117381202 gene encoding histone H3 yields MARTKQTARKSTGGKAPRKQLATKAARKSAPATGGVKKPHRYRPGTVALREIRRYQKSTELLIRKLPFQRLVREIAQDFKTDLRFQSSAVMALQEASEAYLVGLFEDTNLCAIHAKRVTIMPKDIQLARRIRGERA; encoded by the coding sequence ATGGCCAGAACCAAACAAACAGCGCGTAAATCCACCGGAGGAAAAGCTCCACGGAAACAGCTCGCCACCAAAGCCGCCCGTAAGAGCGCTCCGGCCACCGGCGGCGTCAAGAAGCCTCACCGCTACAGGCCCGGCACCGTGGCCCTGAGGGAGATCCGCCGGTACCAGAAGTCCACCGAGCTGCTCATCCGTAAACTGCCCTTCCAGCGCCTCGTGAGGGAGATCGCCCAGGACTTTAAGACCGACCTGCGCTTCCAGAGCTCGGCCGTCATGGCTCTGCAAGAGGCGAGCGAGGCGTATCTGGTGGGACTGTTCGAAGACACCAACCTGTGCGCCATCCACGCCAAGAGAGTCACCATCATGCCCAAGGACATCCAGCTGGCCCGGCGCATCCGCGGAGAGAGAGCTTAA
- the LOC117381205 gene encoding histone H2A-like translates to MSGRGKGAGKARAKAKSRSSRAGLQFPVGRVHRLLRKGNYAERVGAGAPVYLAAVLEYLTAEILELAGNAARDNKKTRIIPRHLQLAVRNDEELNKLLGGVTIAQGGVLPNIQAVLLPKKTEKAK, encoded by the coding sequence ATGTCTGGACGTGGAAAAGGCGCCGGTAAAGCCCGAGCTAAGGCAAAGAGCCGCTCCTCCAGAGCCGGGCTGCAGTTCCCCGTGGGCCGTGTGCACAGGCTGCTGAGGAAAGGAAACTACGCTGAGCGCGTGGGAGCCGGAGCCCCCGTGTATCTGGCCGCAGTGCTCGAGTACTTGACTGCTGAGATTCTGGAGTTGGCCGGAAACGCCGCCAGAGACAACAAGAAAACCCGAATCATCCCCCGGCACCTGCAGCTGGCCGTCCGCAACGACGAGGAGCTCAACAAACTGCTGGGAGGAGTGACCATCGCCCAGGGAGGAGTGCTCCCCAACATCCAGGCCGTGCTCCTGCCCAAGAAGAC